A genomic stretch from Candidatus Zixiibacteriota bacterium includes:
- a CDS encoding sigma-54 dependent transcriptional regulator, which yields MAKSKEKIKILVIDDDPKVSWILQEGLSKRFEFISARDGIEGIQMVSTETPDLILLDIKMPGMSGLEVLERLNKADSRPEVIMVSGHGDTQYVVDSVKLGAAEFINKPFDVQEIEIHINGVLERSRLKTEVRELKTELQSRDDAYSGFVGDSGAMLKVKSVIEQVSDSELTVLIRGESGTGKEIAARSLHQLSRRADRPFIKVNCAAIPRDLLEAELFGYEKGAFTGAHKTKQGRFEVADKGTIFLDEIGDMSMELQSKLLQVLEQQEFVRVGGISNIHVDVRIICATNRDLEVAIKERGFRDDLFYRLNEITLFLPPLRVRPEDIPLLVNHFLDKYTALYKKEITHLSSETINQLTSFGWPGNVRQLENMIKQVVVREDESIVTDLIAATAHQTIGSPGSETAVPSLVPEMAGVSSSADQGYSLKHRIGKIIADEEKKLIGEVLTKTNWNRRRAAEMLEISYRSLLYKIKDYNLNATK from the coding sequence ATGGCCAAGAGTAAAGAAAAAATCAAAATACTCGTCATCGACGACGACCCCAAAGTCTCCTGGATACTGCAAGAAGGACTCTCCAAGCGGTTTGAGTTTATCTCGGCCCGCGACGGTATCGAAGGTATCCAGATGGTCTCAACCGAGACGCCCGACTTGATCTTGCTGGATATCAAAATGCCCGGAATGAGCGGGCTGGAAGTACTCGAACGGCTCAACAAAGCCGACAGCCGCCCCGAAGTAATTATGGTATCCGGCCACGGTGATACGCAGTACGTAGTCGATTCGGTCAAGCTCGGTGCCGCTGAATTTATCAATAAGCCGTTCGATGTTCAGGAAATCGAGATTCATATCAATGGTGTCCTGGAGCGCAGTCGTCTGAAAACCGAAGTACGCGAACTCAAAACCGAGCTTCAGTCCAGAGACGACGCCTACTCAGGCTTTGTGGGCGATTCCGGCGCGATGCTGAAAGTAAAATCGGTGATCGAGCAAGTCTCCGATTCGGAGTTGACCGTGCTGATCCGCGGCGAGTCCGGTACCGGCAAGGAAATAGCCGCCCGTTCGTTGCATCAGCTATCCCGGCGGGCCGACCGTCCGTTTATCAAGGTCAACTGCGCCGCGATACCCCGCGATCTTTTGGAGGCGGAGCTGTTTGGCTACGAGAAGGGAGCCTTTACCGGCGCCCATAAGACCAAACAGGGTCGTTTTGAAGTGGCCGATAAGGGCACTATTTTCCTCGACGAAATCGGTGACATGTCGATGGAGTTACAGTCGAAGCTGTTGCAGGTGCTGGAACAGCAAGAATTCGTGCGGGTCGGCGGGATCAGTAATATCCATGTCGATGTCCGAATCATCTGCGCCACCAACCGCGATCTCGAGGTAGCTATCAAAGAACGGGGATTCCGCGATGATCTGTTCTACCGTCTTAATGAGATCACGCTGTTTCTGCCGCCTCTGAGAGTGCGACCGGAGGATATACCGCTTCTGGTCAATCATTTCCTGGATAAGTACACCGCCTTGTACAAAAAAGAGATCACGCATCTGTCTTCGGAGACCATCAATCAGTTGACGTCTTTCGGCTGGCCGGGCAATGTACGCCAGTTGGAAAACATGATCAAACAGGTGGTGGTCCGCGAAGATGAGTCAATCGTCACCGATCTGATAGCAGCCACTGCCCATCAGACAATCGGCTCACCCGGTTCGGAAACAGCTGTGCCGTCCCTGGTGCCCGAGATGGCCGGTGTTTCGTCTTCGGCCGATCAGGGATACTCGCTCAAACACAGGATTGGGAAAATCATTGCCGACGAAGAGAAGAAGCTGATCGGCGAAGTGCTTACCAAAACCAACTGGAACCGCCGAAGAGCCGCGGAAATGCTGGAGATCAGCTACCGCTCGCTCCTTTACAAAATCAAAGATTACAATCTCAACGCCACCAAGTAG
- a CDS encoding M6 family metalloprotease domain-containing protein yields MKFVKAISLSLLCTGLLVASSSAEKIRPALIHDLPPSEFAKTLGGDPTSLLSRTERQEIESFRFDGDTVKVVAILVDWDDRPATYSKETMDTLLFSRNEWASGSMADFFDEVSYGTQAVDGDCYGWVNGGSYSGGNFNLYEFVTDIIYSLDTAIDYSQYDGNNDGYVDAVVIVRSGTGQEDSHDPTDIWSFATGYSAQNAPGPFDGGMYVTRWNTSPELQPLRDTTFPIFYSGEDSLNAIRVFAHELTHNMGLPDLYDYDAKLDLSTYTTPNDANDHPMVNYCIMAYGGYQKMHRGKTVPHLSGWCKAKLGYNEPIVLEGVDTTIIMNDIETHQNNSLFKLPIDVAEGEYFLLEYRNAQSTAQFDHFDGDYSVWLWPDLSFGADTLNSGLIITHVHDSVHWYMTNDGWPDFPNYMVALEDAGYNPSMDYTNNPGGVLSDSADWWYPYETRIGAPFTNEVPGKSIFGPGTTPSSDGYSGPTGIIVEVLSRDGDQLAVHVYNPLFFDADDDGVSDLDDNCPNTANPDQLDADGDDVGDLCDNCPLLANADQSDLDADNVGDSCDNCVNDGNPAQEDHDSDDVGDYCDNCVETHNPDQQNSDSDFLGDLCDNCPDSTNLNQADQDNDGIGDVCDALCCQLRGNVDNVGGIDIADLVYLVDFMFNDGPVPPCTGEADMDGSGEIDIADLVYVVDFMFNDGPAPVACL; encoded by the coding sequence GTGAAATTCGTCAAAGCCATCTCTCTGTCACTTCTTTGCACCGGTCTGCTGGTCGCTTCCTCAAGCGCCGAGAAAATCCGTCCGGCGCTGATTCATGATCTACCACCGAGCGAATTCGCCAAGACCCTCGGCGGTGACCCAACCTCGCTGCTGAGCAGAACTGAGCGTCAGGAAATCGAATCATTCCGTTTCGATGGCGATACGGTCAAAGTGGTGGCAATACTGGTCGACTGGGATGACCGCCCGGCAACCTACTCGAAAGAGACTATGGATACCCTTCTGTTCTCGCGCAACGAGTGGGCGTCCGGATCGATGGCGGACTTTTTCGATGAGGTCTCATACGGCACACAGGCGGTCGACGGTGATTGCTACGGCTGGGTGAACGGTGGGTCTTACAGCGGTGGCAATTTCAATCTCTACGAGTTCGTCACCGACATAATATACTCGCTGGACACTGCGATCGACTATTCGCAGTATGACGGCAACAATGACGGTTATGTCGACGCGGTTGTCATCGTCCGGTCCGGCACCGGTCAGGAAGACAGTCATGACCCGACGGACATCTGGTCTTTTGCCACCGGCTACAGTGCACAGAATGCGCCGGGGCCTTTCGACGGGGGCATGTATGTTACCAGGTGGAATACATCGCCTGAGTTGCAGCCATTGAGGGACACCACCTTTCCGATTTTCTACTCAGGCGAAGACAGCCTCAACGCCATCAGGGTCTTTGCTCATGAACTGACACATAACATGGGACTGCCGGACCTTTATGATTACGACGCCAAGCTGGACCTGAGTACTTATACCACTCCGAATGATGCCAATGACCACCCCATGGTCAACTATTGCATCATGGCCTACGGGGGATACCAGAAGATGCATCGCGGCAAAACGGTGCCGCATCTCAGCGGTTGGTGCAAAGCCAAGCTGGGCTACAACGAACCGATTGTACTCGAAGGTGTCGATACGACGATAATCATGAACGACATAGAGACCCATCAAAACAACTCGCTGTTCAAACTTCCGATTGATGTTGCAGAAGGTGAGTACTTTCTGCTTGAGTATCGCAACGCTCAATCGACAGCCCAGTTTGACCATTTCGATGGCGATTATTCTGTCTGGCTCTGGCCCGACCTGTCGTTCGGGGCCGACACTCTGAACAGCGGGCTGATCATTACCCATGTTCACGACTCAGTTCACTGGTATATGACCAACGATGGCTGGCCGGACTTCCCTAACTACATGGTAGCTCTGGAAGACGCAGGGTACAATCCATCGATGGACTACACCAACAACCCCGGCGGCGTACTGAGTGACAGCGCCGACTGGTGGTATCCCTACGAAACCAGGATCGGCGCTCCTTTTACGAACGAAGTACCTGGTAAGTCTATTTTTGGACCCGGGACGACGCCGTCGAGCGACGGTTACTCCGGACCCACCGGCATCATAGTCGAGGTGCTGAGTCGCGACGGAGATCAACTGGCTGTTCATGTTTACAACCCGCTCTTTTTCGACGCCGACGATGACGGCGTGTCTGATCTCGATGACAACTGTCCCAACACCGCCAATCCCGATCAGCTTGATGCCGACGGCGATGATGTCGGCGATCTGTGTGACAACTGTCCGCTGCTGGCCAACGCTGATCAGAGCGATCTGGATGCGGACAACGTCGGTGACAGTTGCGACAATTGCGTCAATGATGGTAACCCGGCTCAGGAAGACCACGATAGCGATGATGTCGGTGATTACTGCGACAACTGTGTCGAGACCCACAATCCCGATCAGCAGAACTCCGACAGTGACTTCCTGGGCGATTTGTGCGACAACTGTCCCGACTCTACCAATCTGAACCAGGCCGATCAAGACAATGACGGTATCGGCGATGTGTGCGATGCGCTGTGCTGCCAGCTGAGAGGTAACGTCGACAATGTCGGTGGAATCGATATCGCCGATTTGGTCTATCTCGTTGACTTTATGTTCAACGACGGACCGGTGCCGCCGTGTACGGGTGAGGCCGACATGGACGGTAGTGGTGAGATTGATATCGCTGATTTGGTGTATGTCGTCGACTTTATGTTCAACGATGGACCGGCGCCGGTGGCCTGTTTGTAG
- a CDS encoding transposase: MTTSFFRHERYGDIPGVYEAIAESLKFYMEKYSALLPGYVFMPTHIHLLIVIDGKHLSAFMRDFKKYLAQHGLNIGAPGKSSIWETGYDRQAIESEIVFRTKLEYIHNNPGKAGLCVQAERWEWSSASSYLTDKRGPIPIWKDWLF; this comes from the coding sequence GTGACCACATCTTTCTTTCGCCACGAACGCTACGGAGACATTCCGGGTGTTTACGAAGCTATTGCCGAATCATTGAAGTTCTACATGGAAAAGTACAGCGCTCTCCTGCCGGGCTATGTATTCATGCCAACTCACATACACCTTCTAATTGTTATAGATGGCAAACATCTTTCGGCCTTCATGCGTGACTTCAAGAAGTATTTGGCCCAGCACGGACTCAACATCGGCGCCCCTGGAAAGTCCTCGATTTGGGAAACCGGTTACGATCGACAAGCAATAGAATCTGAGATAGTCTTCCGAACAAAACTGGAATACATACATAACAACCCAGGGAAGGCCGGTCTTTGTGTTCAGGCGGAGCGTTGGGAGTGGTCAAGTGCTTCGTCATACTTGACTGATAAGAGGGGGCCGATTCCCATTTGGAAAGATTGGCTCTTCTGA
- a CDS encoding tetratricopeptide repeat protein, with protein MGLIISILLFTTAVAGLVIKIGKLRKWPARRGIILGIVVEAIGVLIAFVGFWPSDKPATPADVDTIISGKVDSLGNEMTCKMDSLEALIKKSAGQADPDPECQALAYEQAECLEGIVKTALDSGKVAIGLEEYHEALTHLGYALTAAGEDLSQRFEVFFYKGVAFSKLGENTLALNCFDSCVTYSPQSHVAWTNRGSTLNNLGFHEEAIASADSAVAYQPDDHNAWNNRGVALGRLDRHEEAIASFDSALAYKPDMVKAWSNRGIPLAELGRGEEAIASFDSALFYERDDHGAWYNRGIALGKLDRYIEAIASYDSALAYKHNRSDAWYSRGRALGALDLYEEAVASYDNALSLEPSLDKAWFARGRDLNELERYEEAIASYDSALAYQPDFREAWRSRGHGLVMLDRHEEAIASFDSALASDPEQDKAWTGRATSLAILLRFEEALNSCDSSLKYAPGDSLTIELRRLIMEFINELVGSQTPPPFDSTQ; from the coding sequence TTGGGATTGATCATATCGATTCTGCTCTTTACGACTGCCGTGGCCGGTTTGGTCATCAAGATAGGTAAACTGCGTAAGTGGCCGGCGCGGCGCGGCATTATTCTGGGAATAGTCGTGGAAGCCATCGGCGTGCTGATAGCCTTCGTGGGCTTCTGGCCATCGGATAAACCCGCTACCCCAGCCGATGTAGACACCATCATATCTGGCAAAGTTGACAGCCTCGGTAACGAGATGACCTGCAAAATGGACAGCCTTGAAGCGCTCATTAAGAAATCGGCAGGTCAAGCAGATCCTGATCCCGAATGCCAAGCCCTCGCCTATGAGCAGGCGGAGTGCCTGGAGGGGATCGTCAAAACGGCGCTCGACAGTGGCAAAGTGGCTATCGGTTTGGAAGAGTATCATGAGGCGCTAACTCATCTCGGCTATGCACTCACAGCGGCAGGCGAAGACCTGAGCCAGCGATTTGAGGTGTTTTTCTACAAGGGGGTTGCGTTCTCCAAGCTAGGGGAGAACACGCTCGCGCTCAACTGCTTCGACAGTTGCGTCACATACAGTCCACAGTCACATGTTGCCTGGACCAACCGCGGTAGTACGCTCAATAACCTCGGTTTTCACGAAGAAGCCATCGCTAGCGCCGATAGTGCTGTGGCTTACCAACCAGACGACCATAATGCCTGGAACAACCGCGGTGTTGCTCTCGGCAGACTTGATCGTCACGAGGAAGCTATTGCCAGTTTTGACAGTGCATTGGCTTACAAACCAGACATGGTTAAAGCTTGGAGCAATCGCGGCATCCCGTTGGCCGAACTCGGACGCGGCGAGGAAGCAATTGCCAGTTTCGATAGCGCTCTGTTCTATGAGCGTGACGATCATGGAGCGTGGTACAACCGGGGTATCGCGCTGGGCAAACTCGATCGTTACATAGAAGCTATTGCCAGTTATGACAGTGCACTGGCCTACAAACACAACCGCAGCGATGCCTGGTACAGCCGTGGCCGTGCTCTCGGTGCCCTTGACCTTTACGAAGAAGCGGTCGCCAGTTACGATAATGCCCTATCCCTTGAACCTAGTCTCGATAAGGCTTGGTTCGCCCGGGGTCGTGACCTGAACGAACTGGAACGTTACGAGGAAGCAATCGCCAGTTACGACAGCGCTCTGGCTTACCAGCCTGACTTTCGTGAAGCCTGGCGCAGCCGCGGTCACGGTCTGGTCATGCTCGATCGTCACGAGGAAGCGATTGCCAGTTTCGATAGCGCATTGGCTTCCGATCCTGAACAAGACAAAGCCTGGACGGGCCGAGCCACTTCTCTAGCCATTCTTCTTCGGTTTGAGGAGGCGCTCAACAGTTGTGACAGCTCCCTGAAATACGCTCCGGGCGATTCATTAACCATCGAGCTGCGGCGGCTGATCATGGAGTTTATTAACGAGTTGGTTGGGTCTCAGACGCCGCCACCCTTCGACTCCACACAATAA
- a CDS encoding T9SS type A sorting domain-containing protein, translating to MMKLLLNLTVVLVLALPVTSLAQAKSACGDVNDDGTFNITDLTYMIDWLYFNGPPPPDPSAADMDLCPGVDLGDIDYYLNFLFFGGPAPCVGPTDCTPYPAGMVTLSHVGGEVSPGVISTGIPIVFYIRFINTTDSIITAVNNGFRIYSPDGATWPTTTVDTLNNPTFDLIKRVEPYGPGGDGDDLFGYIGMSLSGGMEVAEDAMAFSATIGPFDAADEGKTICIDSSFFGNGGAWMWSVKGKMRFAPIWAGPHCFTIAQPPPGEASVSLDHVSGYSPSNNGLWSDVPLTYHLRMTNMTGYAVQGFTNGFRLYSPDGATWQPAVGDTTALGWWDRFELHFETTHHSCDGFGADTVGFGGVRMVGPGLEDGFDNVSLLIHTEVDGAQEGKVLCLDSAFYPPSGYWLWALESTAGVIPAWDGPHCFEILGVLPSSGDSLVVPSVTVETGNMVQPVHVKLTQPIKGASIPLKIPVGVAVDSLSRVGLQTENWDYTFSSVEPDSGFLYMALANSMGASIPTGEHALFNIHFKSLNAECDVPSLVHWDTALSHDPVRNLLFADVDGLDVEAGFDRERDVTEVPPYTPGDMDGSGTVDIGDLVYMVDFMFNGGPPPAIMNSMDVNGSCTGPNIADLVYFVDYFFQGGAAPVCGCLGEGGPKIAINETITMAAVYENGSTAIVLEAPEVLRGLEVRLVGETVAEPVNLMGDRLDLLYGFVDDRLRIGLLDLDGSESIEAGIRKIVEIPGRWEIGSALVAADGRRAQGVLIKNAFKGAVTPSTYTLHQNYPNPFNPDTQIDFSLPVGGLVKLAVYNVMGQKVAELVNGHLEAGAHSAVFDGSNTASGVYFYRLETTGYSQTRKMMLLK from the coding sequence ATGATGAAGTTACTGCTCAACCTGACGGTGGTGCTGGTGCTGGCTTTGCCGGTTACTTCACTGGCACAGGCCAAATCGGCGTGTGGGGACGTCAATGACGACGGCACGTTTAATATTACTGATCTGACATACATGATAGACTGGCTGTACTTTAATGGACCGCCACCGCCTGATCCATCGGCCGCCGACATGGATCTCTGCCCAGGGGTCGATCTTGGAGATATCGATTATTACCTGAACTTCTTGTTTTTCGGTGGGCCTGCACCCTGTGTGGGACCGACGGATTGTACACCGTACCCCGCTGGAATGGTCACACTGAGTCATGTCGGAGGAGAAGTCAGTCCCGGAGTGATTTCGACCGGTATACCGATCGTCTTCTACATTCGGTTCATCAACACTACCGACTCAATCATTACGGCGGTTAACAACGGTTTCCGAATTTACTCGCCGGACGGTGCGACCTGGCCGACAACTACCGTGGACACTTTGAATAATCCGACTTTTGATCTAATCAAGCGGGTGGAGCCGTATGGTCCTGGAGGGGATGGTGACGATCTGTTCGGATATATCGGAATGTCACTATCGGGGGGTATGGAGGTTGCAGAGGACGCAATGGCTTTTAGTGCGACCATCGGACCTTTTGATGCCGCCGATGAAGGTAAGACGATTTGTATCGACTCTAGTTTCTTCGGGAATGGCGGTGCCTGGATGTGGTCGGTCAAGGGGAAGATGCGATTTGCCCCAATCTGGGCGGGTCCCCATTGTTTCACAATTGCCCAGCCGCCACCCGGTGAAGCTTCAGTTTCACTCGATCATGTCTCCGGTTATAGTCCATCAAACAATGGCCTGTGGTCGGATGTGCCGCTAACTTATCATCTTCGAATGACCAACATGACCGGGTATGCCGTTCAAGGATTCACCAACGGATTCAGGCTTTATTCGCCCGATGGCGCTACCTGGCAACCGGCTGTGGGCGACACTACCGCCCTTGGCTGGTGGGACAGATTTGAGCTGCACTTTGAAACCACCCACCACAGTTGCGACGGATTCGGAGCCGACACGGTCGGTTTTGGCGGTGTACGAATGGTCGGGCCGGGCCTGGAGGATGGTTTCGACAATGTATCGCTGTTAATCCACACCGAAGTCGATGGCGCCCAGGAAGGCAAGGTTCTCTGTTTAGACTCGGCCTTCTATCCGCCCAGCGGGTATTGGTTATGGGCGCTTGAGTCCACAGCCGGGGTTATACCTGCCTGGGATGGACCTCACTGTTTCGAGATTTTGGGTGTGCTGCCCAGCTCAGGCGATTCACTGGTAGTACCATCAGTAACGGTCGAAACGGGGAACATGGTTCAGCCCGTTCATGTCAAACTCACGCAGCCGATCAAGGGTGCCTCGATCCCGTTGAAAATCCCTGTTGGTGTTGCCGTTGATTCGCTGTCGAGAGTCGGTCTCCAAACTGAGAACTGGGACTACACTTTCAGTTCAGTTGAACCTGATTCCGGTTTTCTCTATATGGCTTTGGCCAACTCGATGGGGGCATCAATCCCGACCGGGGAACACGCCTTATTCAACATCCACTTCAAGTCGCTGAACGCCGAGTGTGACGTGCCTAGTTTGGTCCATTGGGACACAGCATTGTCCCATGATCCGGTCAGGAATTTGCTGTTTGCCGATGTCGACGGCCTGGACGTTGAAGCTGGATTCGACCGCGAGCGAGATGTAACCGAAGTGCCGCCATACACTCCCGGAGACATGGACGGCAGCGGTACCGTGGACATTGGCGATCTCGTTTACATGGTCGACTTCATGTTCAATGGTGGTCCTCCGCCGGCAATAATGAACTCCATGGATGTCAACGGTTCCTGCACCGGGCCGAACATCGCCGATTTGGTGTACTTCGTCGACTACTTCTTCCAGGGCGGTGCCGCGCCGGTGTGCGGATGCCTCGGCGAGGGCGGCCCGAAGATAGCCATCAATGAAACTATCACTATGGCTGCTGTCTACGAAAACGGTAGCACAGCAATCGTTCTCGAAGCGCCTGAGGTACTTCGAGGCTTGGAAGTCCGGCTGGTTGGCGAGACTGTCGCAGAGCCGGTCAATCTGATGGGTGACCGCCTGGATTTACTGTATGGATTCGTAGACGACCGTCTGCGGATCGGACTGCTTGATCTCGATGGCAGTGAGAGCATCGAAGCCGGCATTCGAAAGATCGTTGAGATTCCGGGTAGATGGGAGATCGGATCGGCGCTGGTGGCTGCCGACGGGCGGCGGGCTCAAGGTGTGCTGATAAAGAACGCTTTCAAGGGCGCCGTGACACCATCCACATACACTCTGCACCAGAACTACCCGAACCCGTTCAACCCGGACACGCAGATAGACTTCAGCCTGCCGGTTGGCGGACTGGTGAAACTGGCTGTCTACAACGTCATGGGTCAGAAAGTAGCCGAGTTGGTCAACGGTCATCTCGAAGCGGGCGCTCACTCTGCCGTTTTCGACGGTAGTAACACAGCCAGCGGAGTGTATTTTTACAGGTTGGAAACGACAGGGTACTCCCAAACGCGGAAAATGATGTTGCTGAAGTAA